Proteins encoded in a region of the Kryptolebias marmoratus isolate JLee-2015 linkage group LG14, ASM164957v2, whole genome shotgun sequence genome:
- the zgc:162472 gene encoding transcription factor TFIIIB component B'' homolog isoform X3: MFRRSRFSVRPNVSTVGRTAAGTSQEPPSANQEASEMPKEVKEGNDAATVTDKSDVTPSENISASGDGNDQNGEGTSSSASVQRRKRFYIKPKVAPGRPPTLSRTPKSPIKAASAAPPDVSGSDTEKPSTSSKAATTAAPRGLQSPRRRRLSEDSKQLKVQPKLTPVPSETVTITPAEDVCKQAENITDSQVKEVTPRPPERVPPSLPDKETTEISEKAKTLISSKNVLSMTPSALSLSRLLNDPSDVQRLMKAQKLRELLKRERCKEKKLKKAKARPKEFTLDPTKMTMRDLIHYLPLSNPMTSSLEDTAQEDETVIPPSPSQRREKSPEKAQQAEVLPVRTSVGEEEEEGDAAAEEEQDEALMVPQVKVAEDGSLIIDEESLTVEVQRAKGPNPAQDREPIFERGSTTTYSSFRKANYTKPWSIEETDMFFLAVSMVGTDFSMICQLFPHRARLEIKNKFKKEERENSWRIDKAFRERRKLDIEYFSKLLEKVLEVQKDKKKLKSLAGKNTTKKLKTKAKRKKAAKKLSDVEEEDEDQILELEDGGEKENEDQCNEGGVPASEPKKKCKRKKNTKNLPEEPNEKKTKTGEAGVPENSEAALPEDQTNSDMPEEDVVTKPAKLSRGRAPKPLLPLASKRGKKLHSATKDKEATSEKGEESMNEEISDLSCANKRKSASDEISSEEDEAAVKAQGPTRYGRVPKPIQPLTYPSKEDPHSSESETTPAKSKCSVKRGKSSMLQSAQKLKKPKLVTIRSSKSDFSDEESENELEDRRMEDEQHFGCSSSRDAEASMFVPSSLHPSNVVVSEVDETMVELDILDSMPDVLGISQDALCPDSSCQKAQHETGTAEPCEHQLDLLVDVIDFLSSEHTEGSSDESYNEAAQTLLTIGNLTHVSQSTQGEMTTQDCTKEKTADGVIASNHPEEDIVSSSLEQSSTDLLCPTFDQEVIETSQTVCIVELQSSEKDNDDLPHIESSHQTCVELKAVCDTDPIPQLTSNSESSNKTSSVMKTRCFSKVKPKPKLVQTSITAKPTSQKKTPEEQKTEEHMVNETTAKEVTLERTDSVPALLESNISSTEVKSSEETSVEPFITQTCSLSASQFEPSRNQSTTDTRTSDSTDESLLPHGETDTAETSNSAVAESQQDSSTLSDPFQNSSDKHPPCTLPAEDLPVSQKGDGEVATSSQPKGNRLPKIKPKPNLTRTSRAVRNKSQVSEETVEKDSLSALKPECLKQTETSSLSFKHTKKVKTYGEVANKAASDVMTSEQNAMENQNNSKVQLTGDQTTISPRLTSEFTEENLMSQVGTTYPTVPESQVPQESNVNLAATQEQSDNPVTLLAPVKERTVNEEENNVALTCQSKRSRTQKIKPKPNVPQTSRAARSKPQTTEEPAEKDSSPGPSDDFPEKKILEVEQKSTCTAFSDKQTESSDSASGLKPALTSGSSVTPSEENQTNVGLDQIHMGAASDPSAIENQNFSDLQSKQVKKQTTNDTGFNSEVTATTLIPSDETSEGSCNYTVDSGGVKSQVSLESYLDSAPVHEQSDLSTFVRPVEESKVCEQDFKIASASQLRSRLPKIKPKPNVPQRPSKFKHQTSEEPTGKHSASSPNLESNKKTMAKVEPDPTCNIQPEKQNQELPKVQLEASGEQLTRDEDKSSEFKDANLSSHVGRNENRCDNVALANQAVTQTQVGKESNPTSERSGQPAASEELLSQEKGEVASSCQLRKSRLQKIKPKPNLPQISRTSRFKPKVAKDSSCSPTPDKKSAAGVETQPLLPDKQIENTDVGHDSEVDLGTLPSDQSASKNQNLYEVQPEQSSEQDTYEMKKSSEFKDANLTSYVGTSDLGFRKSQIGKESSVGSASVRDQSEHLPPVVISVERLPVSKQKDKAAYSPEVVNSKPELLQDHVTVMQHLDKSQSPTLSSKSLDKTKAEEAEPTCSTWLPDKLKQNKSADFSPVSGRSLESAHKCTEKSSSFKEQMMPNVGQVVSSEGTKQTISQRSQRFPKVKPKPNLGLSSKSTCRKLQSDDSSKPLEEQLMDSSSTVTEQQPEESAKSKMSKDDGVETDLALSGDGKVEMSNTQTVTDQTGIQDIHSTRKQTTSNTDFTSHESDSSGQSSDQMSSELTESKAPQVRRGRLIKPKPNLQLSSCPQQSQQVKNTKPTKADSSSCSQGVDASVDPKSVSEVGPDSQEPIKGIVDKLSHKDSSSNDAHSSLSCVTQPSTTQNESTPSAEGIPSYPLIPEVLPAEVPSDPDEPFFILSLTAIPVSSAGEGETISSEHLSDLPVTDSSVHQPSVSLEVAGDGFVSTKESSVVINVDAGREPTSSQSDQQGRETTAVQLLKFPEIMESNEIETPPSKQTLKGSGRKEGKLQVKSKSSKKKQTSSAVTETESASSQSGTIQDSDNPEPSEQPKSSGNIITDSLTGGKVAVPTVASQTAQSIRHQSKKAKEFPSFFSGTSSSSESKPPSRIMTAKRLKTPSAVAKKSSSEPEASTSKDVSTLRPSQPCLTSVTPPDVDIALTSTHRLRSSHSAPSSHLRTAEASTNDDISEAALVEEEPTNVLQYFLSDIFTEVEEG, encoded by the exons ATGTTTCGCCGGTCCAGATTTAGTGTTCGTCCTAATGTCAGTACTGTGGGGAGGACAGCAGCTGGAACATCTCAGGAGCCTCCATCAGCGAATCAGGAGGCTAGTGAGATGCCAAAAGAAGTGAAGGAGGGTAATGATGCTGCAACTGTGACCGATAAGTCTGATGTGACACCATCAGAAAACATCTCAGCTTCAGG AGATGGCAATGACCAGAATGGGGAAGGTACAAGCTCCTCGGCATCAGTCCAGAGAAGGAAGCGGTTTTACATCAAGCCCAAGGTGGCCCCTGGTCGTCCTCCCACTCTTTCTCGGACGCCAAAATCTCCCATCAAagcagcctctgcagctcctcctgatgTCTCTGGCTCAGACACTGAGAAGCCATCAACCTCCAGCAAAGctgcaacaacagcagctcCTCGTGGTCTCCAGTCCCCAAGGCGAAGACGACTCTCTGAAGACAGCAAGCAGCTCAAAGTACAACCTAAACTTACCCCTGTGCCCTCTGAGACTGTGACTATTACTCCAGCTGAAGATGTTtgcaaacaagcagaaaacattaCAGACAGTCAAGTTAAAGAAGTTACCCCCAGACCCCCCGAGAGAGTACCTCCATCTCTACCAGATAAAGAAACTACAGAGATATCGGAGAAAGCCAAGACTCTGATATCATCAAAAAATGTGCTTTCAATGACTCCGTCAGCGCTCTCCTTGAGCCGACTCCTGAATGACCCATCAGATGTACAAAGACTGATGAAAGCCCAGAAGCTAAGAGAATTACTGAAACGGGAGCGATGCAAAGAAAAG AAACTCAAGAAAGCAAAAGCCCGTCCAAAGGAATTTACTTTAGATCCCACCAAAATGACAATGAGAGACCTTATCCATTATCTCCCATTGTCTAACCCCATGAC atccAGTTTAGAGGACACTGCTCAAGAGGATGAAACTGTGATCCCACCTTCACCTTCACAGAGGAGAGAAAA gTCTCCAGAGAAAGCACAGCAAGCTGAAGTCCTTCCTGTTAGAACGAGTgtaggagaggaggaagaggagggagatgCTGCGGCTGAGGAAGAGCAGGACGAAGCCTTGATGGTTCCTCAGGTCAAAGTGGCAGAAGATGGGTCACTGATCATTGACGAAGAAAG TTTAACGGTGGAAGTCCAGCGAGCCAAAGGGCCAAATCCTGCTCAGGACCGAGAACCCATCTTTGAACGTGGCTCTACCACAACTTACTCAAGTTTCAGGAAAGCAAATTACACAAAACCCTGGTCCATTGAAG agaCAGACATGTTCTTCCTAGCAGTTAGTATGGTGGGAACAGACTTTTCCATGATTTGTCAACTGTTTCCACACAGAGCTCGATTAGAGATAAAG aaCAAATTCAAAAAAGAAGAGCGAGAAAATTCCTGGAGGATTGACAAGGCTTTCA GAGAGAGACGTAAACTGGACATAGAATACTTTTCAAAGctgctggagaaagttttggaagttcagaaagacaaaaagaaactcaagtCACTCGCTGGTAAAAACACCACTAAGAAGTTAAAGACTAAGGCAAAGC GCAAAAAAGCTGCCAAGAAGCTGAGTGatgtggaggaggaagatgaggatcAAATTCTTGAGCTGGAGGACGGGGGTGAAAAGGAGAATGAAGACCAGTGTAATGAAGGAGGAGTTCCCGCTTCTGAGccaaagaaaaaatgcaaaagaaagaaaaacacaaaaaacttgcCTGAAGAaccaaatgaaaagaaaaccaaaacag gtgaAGCTGGCGTACCTGAAAACTCTGAGGCAGCACTTCCTGAGGATCAAACAAATTCAGACAT GCCTGAAGAGGATGTAGTCACCAAACCAGCCAAGCTCTCCCGAGGCAGAGCACCAAAGCCGCTGCTGCCTTTGGCCTCGAAGCGGGGTAAAAAGCTTCATTCTGccacaaaagacaaagaagccACATCAGAAAAAGGGGAGGAAAGC ATGAATGAAGAGATATCAGATTTGAGCTGTGCCAACAAGAGGAAGTCTGCCAGTGATGAGATTTCTTCAGAAGAAGACGAGGCAGCTGTTAAAGCGCAGGGACCCACCAG ATATGGCCGAGTCCCCAAACCCATTCAGCCATTGACTTATCCTTCCAAAGAGGATCCACATTCCTCTGAATCTGAAACTACACCTGCAAAATCTAAATGCAGTGTCAAGAGAGGAAAATCATCAATGCTACAATCTGCCCAGAAGTTGAAAAAACCCAAGCTGGTCACCATTAGGTCTTCCAAGTCAGACTTCAGTGATGAAGAGAGTGAAAATGAGTTGGAGGATAGACGGATGGAAGATGAGCAGCACTTTGGATGCAGCTCCAGTAGAGATGCTGAAGCCTCTATGTTTGTACCTTCCAGTCTACACCCCTCAAATGTTGTTGTCTCCGAAGTGGATGAGACCATGGTAGAG CTTGATATCTTGGACAGTATGCCTGATGTGCTGGGCATCTCCCAAGATGCACTGTGCCCTGATTCCTCTTGTCAGAAGGCACAACATGAGACAGGCACTGCTGAGCCATGTGAACATCAGTTGGACCTTCTGGTT GATGTTATAGACTTCCTTTCATCAGAACACACAGAAG ggTCTTCAGATGAGAGCTACAATGAGGCTGCTCAAACCCTTTTGACCATTGGCAACCTGACTCACGTCTCCCAGTCAACACAAGGTGAAATGACCACACAAGATTGTACAAAAG agaaaacagcagatgGTGTGATTGCATCCAACCATCCTGAAGAAGACATTGTTTCTTCTTCACTGGAACAAAGTTCTACAGATTTATTGTGTCCAACCTTTGATCAGGAGGTCATTGAAACATCTCAGACTGTTTGCATTGTGGAATTACAAAGCAGTGAAAAAGACAATGATGACTTGCCTCATATTGAATCCAGTCATCAGACATGTGTTGAGCTGAAAGCTGTTTGTGATACAGATCCTATCCCTCAATTAACATCAAATTCAGAGAGCTCAAATAAAACTTCTTCAGTTATGAAAACAAGATGCTTTTCTAAGGTAAAGCCTAAACCAAAACTTGTTCAAACTTCAATTACTGCTAAACCAACATCTCAAAAGAAAACTCctgaagaacagaaaactgaagaacacATGGTTAATGAGACAACAGCTAAAGAAGTAACCCTAGAAAGAACAGACTCTGTTCCAGCATTGCTAGAAAGTAACATTTCTTCTACTGAAGTCAAATCATCAGAAGAGACCTCTGTAGAGCCATTCATTACCCAAACGTGTTCTTTGTCTGCATCCCAGTTTGAGCCCAGTAGGAATCAGTCTACCACAGATACAAGAACTTCTGATTCTACAGATGAAAGCTTATTACCTCACGGTGAAACAGATACTGCTGAAACATCTAACTCAGCTGTGGCAGAGAGTCAACAAGACTCATCCACACTTTCAGACCCATTCCAAAATAGCAGTGACAAACATCCTCCATGTACATTACCCGCAGAGGATTTACCTGTCAGTCAAAAGGGAGATGGTGAAGTTGCAACTTCCAGCCAACCTAAAGGGAATAGATTACCAAAAATCAAACCCAAACCAAATCTAACACGGACATCAAGAGCTGTAAGGAATAAATCTCAAGTCAGTGAAGAGACTGTAGAGAAAGACTCACTTTCAGCTCTGAAACCAGAAtgcctcaaacaaacagaaacctcatctcttagttttaaacacacaaagaaagtaAAGACATATGGTGAAGTTGCTAATAAAGCAGCATCAGATGTGATGACATCAGAACAGAATGCCATGGAAAACCAGAACAACTCTAAAGTCCAGCTCACAGGAGATCAGACCACCATAAGCCCAAGGTTAACGTCTGAGTTCACAGAAGAAAACCTCATGTCTCAGGTTGGAACAACTTACCCGACTGTCCCAGAATCACAGGTTCCACAAGAGTCAAATGTAAATTTAGCAGCAACCCAAGAACAAAGTGACAATCCTGTGACTTTGCTTGCACCTGTAAAAGAGAGAACAGTTAATGAAGAAGAGAATAACGTTGCTTTAACCTGTCAGTCGAAGAGGAGTCGGacacaaaaaattaaacccAAACCAAACGTGCCACAGACATCAAGAGCTGCAAGGTCTAAACCTCAAACCACAGAAGAGCCAGCAGAGAAAGACTCAAGTCCTGGTCCAAGTGATGatttccctgaaaaaaaaattctggagGTGGAACAAAAATCAACATGCACTGCCTTCTCTGATAAACAGACTGAAAGCTCTGATTCTGCTTCAGGTTTAAAGCCAGCACTGACTTCTGGTTCTTCTGTAACACCCTCTGAAGAGAATCAGACAAATGTTGGACTTGATCAGATACACATGGGGGCAGCATCAGATCCGAGTGCCATAGAAAACCAGAACTTCTCAGACCTTCAGTCTAAACAAGTTAAAAAGCAAACCACCAATGATACAGGATTTAATTCTGAGGTCACAGCAACAACCCTTATACCATCTGATGAAACAAGTGAGGGCAGCTGTAATTATACAGTAGATTCAGGGGGCGTAAAATCACAAGTTAGCCTAGAATCATATTTAGATTCAGCCCCAGTTCATGAACAAAGTGATCTTTCTACATTTGTCAGACCTGTAGAAGAGTCGAAGGTTTGtgaacaagattttaaaattgcATCTGCTAGTCAGTTGAGGAGTCGGTTACCAAAAATTAAGCCTAAACCAAATGTTCCACAAAGACCTTCCAAGTTTAAACATCAAACCTCAGAGGAGCCAACAGGCAAGCACTCAGCTTCTAGTCCAAATCTTGAGTCTAATAAAAAGACAATGGCAAAAGTGGAACCAGATCCAACATGCAACATCCAAcctgaaaaacagaaccaggagCTACCGAAAGTCCAGCTTGAAGCCAGTGGAGAGCAGCTCACCAGAGATGAAGATAAATCTTCTGAGTTCAAAGATGCAAACCTGAGTTCCCATGTTGGAAGAAATGAGAACAGGTGTGATAATGTGGCATTAGCTAATCAagcagtcacacaaacacaagttgGTAAAGAGTCAAATCCAACTTCAGAAAGAAGTGGCCAGCCTGCAGCTTCAGAAGAATTACTCAGTCAGGAAAAAGGGGAAGTCGCATCTTCTTGTCAGTTGAGGAAGAGTAGATTACAAAAAATTAAACCCAAACCAAATCTCCCACAGATTTCAAGGACTTCAAGGTTTAAACCTAAAGTTGCAAAAGACTCAAGCTGTTCTCCTACACCTGACAAAAAATCAGCAGCAGGGGTGGAAACACAGCCACTTTTACCTGATAAACAGATTGAAAACACAGATGTTGGACATGATAGTGAGGTAGATTTGGGAACACTACCATCAGATCAGAGTGCctcaaaaaaccaaaacctttaTGAAGTCCAACCTGAGCAGAGTTCAGAGCAGGACACTTATGAGATGAAGAAATCTTCAGAGTTCAAAGATGCAAATCTGACATCTTATGTTGGAACAAGTGACTTGGGATTCAGAAAATCACAAATTGGAAAGGAGTCAAGTGTAGGTTCAGCCTCAGTCCGAGACCAGAGTGAACATCTTCCTCCTGTAGTTATATCTGTGGAGAGGTTACCAGTCAGTAAACAAAAGGATAAAGCTGCATATTCGCCAGAAGTTGTGAATTCTAAACCTGAATTATTGCAAGATCATGTCACAGTCATGCAGCATCTGGACAAATCTCAAAGCCCAACCTTGAGCTCTAAATCcttagacaaaacaaaagcagaagaagcagaACCAACATGTTCTACTTGGCTTCCagataaattaaagcaaaacaaaagtgcaGACTTTTCACCAGTTTCGGGGCGGTCACTGGAATCGGCTCATAAATGCACAGAGAAATCATCttcatttaaagaacaaatgatGCCAAATGTTGGTCAAGTTGTAAGTTCAGAGGGCACGAAACAAACCATTTCTCAGAGAAGCCAGCGGTTTCCCAAAGTCAAACCCAAGCCCAATTTAGGATTGTCCAGTAAAAGTACTTGTAGGAAGCTTCAGTCAGATGATAGCAGCAAACCTTTAGAAGAACAGCTCATGGACTCTTCCTCAACTGTAACAGAGCAACAACCCGAGGAATCAGCTAAGAGCAAAATGTCAAAAGATGATGGAGTGGAGACTGATTTAGCTTTATCTGGGGATGGCAAAGTGGAAATGTCAAACACCCAAACAGTAACGGATCAGACTGGAATTCAAGATATCCACtccacaagaaaacaaacaacttctAACACCGACTTCACATCACATGAGTCAGACTCATCTGGCCAAAG CTCTGATCAGATGTCATCAGAGTTGACTGAAAGTAAAGCTCCTCAAGTTCGGAGAGGCAGGCTTATTAAACCTAAACCCAACCTGCAACTCAGCAGCTGTCCGCAGCAATCCCAGCAAGTTAAGAACACAAAGCCAACAAAAGCAG ACTCTAGTAGTTGCTCACAAGGTGTGGATGCCTCTGTTGATCCCAAATCTGTATCTGAAGTCGGACCTGATAGTCAGGAGCCAATAAAAGGAATCGTTGATAAATTAAGTCATAAAGACTCAAGTTCAAATGATGCTCATTCTTCTCTTAGTTGTGTCACACAACCATCTACCACACAG AATGAATCAACACCAAGTGCTGAGGGGATTCCTAGTTATCCACTCATACCAGAGG TCCTTCCAGCAGAAGTTCCTTCAGATCCAGATGAACCTTTCTTCATCCTCTCTCTGACTGCGATCCCAGTCTCGTCAGCGGGGGAGGGGGAAACCATTTCATCGGAACACCTGTCAGATCTTCCTGTAACAGACTCATCAGTACATCAACCAAg CGTTTCTCTGGAAGTAGCAGGAGATGGATTTGTTTCCACAAAGGAGAGTAGTGTGGTAATCAATGTAGACGCTGGCCGAGAACCAACTAGTTCCCAATCTGATCAACAAG gaaGAGAAACTACTGCAGTCCAATTGCTAAAGTTTCCAGAAATAATGGAAAGTAATGAGATTGAGACTCCCCCATCAAAACAGACACTAAAAGGCTCTGGAAGGAAAG AAGGTAAACTGCAGGTTAAATCCAAATCttcaaagaagaaacaaaccagCTCTGCTGTCACCGAAACAGAGTCAGCTTCTTCCCAAAGTGGCACCATTCAGGACTCAgacaatcctgagccttctgaGCAGCCAAAATCCTCTGGAAACATCATCACTGATTCTCTGACTGGAGGGAAAGTTGCTGTCCCCACTGTGGCCTCGCAGACTGCACAAAGCATCAGGCATCAGAGCAA AAAAGCTAAAGAAtttccatctttcttttctgGGACAAGCAGTTCCTCCGAGAGCAAACCTCCATCTAGAATAATGACGGCTAAAAGATTGAAAACTCCATCTGCAGTAGCAAAAAAGTCTTCGTCAGAACCTGAGGCCTCCACATCTAAAGACGTTTCCACACTAAGGCCTTCGCAGCCCTGTTTAACATCTGTAACACCTCCAGATGTGGACATCGCCTTGACTTCAACTCACAGGCTCAGAAGCTCACACTCAGCTCCCAGTTCTCATCTCCGTACAGCTGAG gCTTCAACAAACGACGACATTTCAGAGGCTGCGTTGGTTGAAGAGGAGCCGACCAATGTGTTGCAGTACTTCTTAAGTGACATTTTCACAGAAGTAGAAGAAGGCTAA